Proteins co-encoded in one endosymbiont 'TC1' of Trimyema compressum genomic window:
- the moaA gene encoding GTP 3',8-cyclase MoaA, translating to MNTIDYLRIAVTDRCNLRCVYCMPEEGVDLKSHDEMLSIEEVEKLVKSVAPMGIKKIRLTGGEPLVRKNIEILVKKIASVEGVEHITMTTNGILLGSMAKALKVSGLNRVNISLDTLKADKFKAITRWGDLNDVLAGIDASLKFGLTPVKINVVAMKGFNDDEIIDFVELAIKKRVQVRFIELMPIGESDEKARIEHISIDAIKAIIEEKYKLISTDDIVTDGPASNYFIEGHPGSSVGFIGSLSNHFCGRCNRLRVTADGKVRLCLHKDVEFDVLALLREGKSEAEIRAFFESIIPLKPKGHSMTEEGWGNQKRKMSQIGG from the coding sequence ATGAACACCATTGATTACTTGCGAATTGCGGTAACAGACCGCTGTAACCTCCGTTGTGTCTATTGTATGCCAGAAGAAGGTGTTGATTTAAAATCCCATGATGAAATGCTATCAATTGAGGAAGTTGAGAAACTAGTAAAATCAGTTGCGCCTATGGGGATTAAGAAAATTAGACTGACTGGAGGGGAGCCTTTAGTTAGAAAAAATATTGAAATTTTAGTGAAAAAAATTGCTTCAGTGGAAGGTGTTGAACATATTACAATGACTACAAATGGCATTCTTCTTGGATCCATGGCTAAAGCCCTTAAGGTATCGGGTCTTAATAGAGTTAACATTAGTCTAGATACTTTAAAGGCTGATAAATTTAAAGCAATTACTCGTTGGGGAGACTTAAATGATGTTCTAGCTGGTATTGATGCCTCTTTAAAGTTTGGCTTAACGCCGGTTAAAATAAATGTAGTTGCGATGAAGGGCTTTAATGATGATGAGATTATAGATTTTGTTGAGTTGGCAATTAAAAAAAGGGTACAGGTTAGATTTATTGAGTTAATGCCCATTGGCGAAAGCGATGAAAAAGCTCGAATTGAGCATATTTCAATTGATGCAATTAAGGCAATTATTGAAGAAAAATATAAGCTGATTTCTACAGATGATATTGTTACAGATGGTCCGGCTTCTAATTATTTTATTGAGGGACATCCTGGCAGTAGTGTTGGTTTTATTGGTTCTCTTTCAAATCATTTTTGTGGTCGTTGTAATCGATTGAGAGTAACAGCTGATGGTAAAGTTAGGTTGTGTTTACATAAAGATGTAGAATTTGATGTTTTAGCTTTATTGAGAGAAGGAAAAAGTGAGGCAGAAATCAGGGCTTTTTTTGAATCTATTATTCCCTTAAAGCCTAAGGGACATTCTATGACAGAAGAAGGTTGGGGCAATCAAAAAAGAAAAATGTCTCAAATAGGAGGTTAG
- the moaC gene encoding cyclic pyranopterin monophosphate synthase MoaC, producing MKLSHLNEQGDARMVSIDEKKATKRVALAKGKIYLSPELLNLITNHKVPKGDVLSVGRIAGIMAAKETSHLIPMCHPLLIEGSSVTFEIIKDKGYVEATCEVKVSGKTGVEMEALTGVTVALLVIYDMCKAVDKNMLIGDVRLIKKTGGKSGVYEREE from the coding sequence ATGAAATTATCCCATTTAAATGAACAAGGGGATGCTCGAATGGTTTCAATTGATGAAAAGAAAGCTACTAAGCGAGTAGCACTTGCCAAAGGTAAAATTTATTTAAGTCCTGAGCTTCTAAATTTAATTACTAATCATAAAGTGCCTAAAGGTGATGTTTTAAGTGTTGGCAGAATTGCAGGAATTATGGCCGCTAAAGAGACTAGTCATTTAATTCCTATGTGTCATCCATTATTAATTGAAGGTAGTTCAGTAACATTTGAAATTATCAAAGACAAAGGCTATGTTGAAGCAACTTGTGAAGTGAAGGTATCAGGAAAAACGGGTGTGGAAATGGAAGCTTTAACAGGGGTTACAGTTGCCTTGTTAGTTATTTATGATATGTGTAAAGCAGTTGATAAGAATATGCTTATTGGCGATGTAAGACTGATTAAAAAAACTGGCGGAAAATCAGGGGTTTATGAAAGAGAGGAATAA
- a CDS encoding MOSC domain-containing protein → MPKVIGVCISEKKGEQKKEIPFGECIVDFGIKNDAHGGNWHRQISLLAKESVDTMRATGIELINGDFAENIITEGIVLKDLPIGTRLKIGGNLILEVTQIGKECHSGCVIQQKAGKCVMPTEGIFAIVVEPGLVKKGDNIEVM, encoded by the coding sequence ATGCCTAAAGTAATTGGAGTATGTATTAGTGAGAAAAAGGGAGAGCAAAAAAAAGAGATTCCTTTTGGAGAATGTATTGTAGATTTTGGAATTAAAAATGATGCCCATGGCGGAAATTGGCATAGGCAAATTAGCCTTTTAGCTAAAGAAAGTGTTGATACAATGAGAGCCACTGGTATTGAATTAATCAATGGTGATTTTGCTGAAAATATTATTACTGAAGGTATTGTTTTAAAAGATTTACCTATTGGAACTAGGTTGAAAATTGGTGGAAATCTTATTCTTGAAGTTACTCAGATTGGTAAAGAATGTCATTCAGGCTGTGTTATTCAACAAAAAGCTGGAAAGTGCGTAATGCCAACAGAAGGTATTTTTGCAATTGTTGTTGAACCTGGTCTTGTAAAAAAGGGAGATAATATTGAGGTGATGTAA
- a CDS encoding MogA/MoaB family molybdenum cofactor biosynthesis protein has translation MYTIGILTSSDTGSKGEREDGSGPAIKEMVADIGIVSAYKIVPDNRRIISETLIQWSDEKHLNLILTTGGTGFSKRDITPEATLDVVQRLVPGIPEAMRQESLNVTQTAMLSRATAGIRGETLIINLPGSPKACRECLEVILKPLKHGLDILMGNSSNCAR, from the coding sequence ATGTATACTATTGGTATTTTAACTTCTAGTGACACAGGATCAAAAGGTGAGCGTGAGGATGGTAGCGGTCCAGCTATTAAGGAAATGGTAGCAGATATTGGAATTGTTTCAGCTTATAAAATTGTACCTGATAATAGGAGAATTATAAGTGAAACTTTAATTCAATGGAGCGATGAAAAACATTTGAATTTAATATTAACTACTGGAGGTACTGGTTTTTCTAAAAGAGATATTACACCAGAGGCAACTTTAGATGTAGTCCAGCGTTTAGTGCCAGGTATTCCAGAAGCTATGCGTCAGGAAAGTCTGAATGTAACGCAAACGGCCATGTTGTCTCGAGCTACGGCAGGTATTAGAGGTGAAACATTAATTATTAATTTACCAGGCAGCCCAAAAGCCTGTAGAGAGTGTTTAGAGGTTATTTTAAAGCCCCTTAAACATGGTTTAGATATTCTAATGGGCAATTCAAGTAATTGTGCTAGATAG
- a CDS encoding RNA polymerase sigma factor — MESVKAKEPEAFSAFYNHFKNYVFYLALKISKTKEDAEDITQETFLEAYKKIGRLKSSEAIYSWLSTIVARKSWRLLKKTQRKVNVENLDMILNDSDKDWVEQKEIPEVIVEDAEKRRAVVEMIDQLPEKQKVVLYFYYFADKSTKEIAEIQAVQEGTIYATIYQGKRNLKKYIENAFGERVNLGVMVPFILLFQNDQDDMLIGGALSLSATSASIIEKGMKQSILHASGIVAVGATVITISILIFNGLTASPENKLSEISISTPVATATTSMKEPKLD, encoded by the coding sequence ATAGAAAGTGTTAAGGCGAAAGAACCAGAAGCTTTCTCTGCATTTTATAATCATTTTAAAAACTATGTGTTTTACTTGGCTTTAAAAATATCTAAGACTAAGGAAGATGCAGAGGACATAACTCAAGAAACTTTTCTTGAAGCTTATAAGAAAATAGGACGACTTAAAAGCTCGGAAGCAATTTATAGTTGGCTTAGCACTATTGTTGCAAGAAAAAGTTGGCGTTTATTAAAGAAAACACAAAGAAAAGTTAACGTTGAAAACCTGGATATGATTTTAAATGACTCGGATAAAGATTGGGTTGAGCAAAAAGAAATTCCAGAAGTTATTGTGGAAGATGCTGAAAAACGAAGAGCTGTAGTAGAAATGATTGATCAATTACCTGAAAAACAGAAGGTTGTTTTATATTTTTACTATTTTGCAGATAAATCTACAAAGGAAATTGCAGAGATTCAGGCTGTGCAAGAAGGCACTATTTATGCTACTATCTATCAAGGAAAAAGGAATTTAAAGAAATATATCGAGAATGCTTTTGGAGAAAGAGTGAATTTAGGAGTGATGGTTCCATTTATTCTGCTTTTTCAAAATGACCAAGATGATATGTTAATTGGTGGCGCACTATCTCTATCAGCAACAAGCGCTAGTATAATAGAAAAAGGTATGAAACAGAGTATATTACATGCATCTGGTATTGTAGCAGTGGGAGCGACAGTAATTACGATTTCTATCTTGATTTTTAATGGTTTAACAGCAAGTCCGGAAAATAAATTATCTGAAATATCTATATCTACGCCAGTAGCTACAGCGACGACATCTATGAAGGAACCTAAACTAGATTGA
- the groES gene encoding co-chaperone GroES, which translates to MNFKVIGNRVVIKQLDAEEKTASGIVLPDSAKEKPFEGEVIAVGPGRVLENGDREDLQVKAGDRVIFSKFGGIEVKVDGENYLVLRQDDILIILEK; encoded by the coding sequence GTGAACTTTAAAGTAATTGGAAATCGTGTTGTAATCAAACAATTAGACGCAGAAGAAAAAACTGCAAGCGGTATAGTATTACCGGATTCTGCAAAAGAGAAACCATTCGAAGGTGAGGTTATTGCTGTAGGTCCAGGAAGAGTTTTAGAAAATGGAGATAGAGAAGACTTACAAGTAAAGGCTGGAGATAGAGTAATTTTCTCTAAATTCGGTGGTATTGAAGTAAAAGTAGATGGCGAAAATTATTTAGTGCTTCGTCAAGATGATATCTTAATTATATTAGAGAAGTAG
- the groL gene encoding chaperonin GroEL (60 kDa chaperone family; promotes refolding of misfolded polypeptides especially under stressful conditions; forms two stacked rings of heptamers to form a barrel-shaped 14mer; ends can be capped by GroES; misfolded proteins enter the barrel where they are refolded when GroES binds) translates to MAKELKFGADARAALEAGVDALADAVKVTLGPKGKNVVLEKKYGSPLITNDGVTIAKEIDLPDPFENMGAKLVKEVATKTNDIAGDGTTTATVLAQAIIKEGLKNVAAGANPMIVKKGIERAVEIGVREISRISKVVDSQDAIAQVASISANDIQIGSLIAEAMNKVGKDGVITVEENQGFITDLAVVEGMQFDRGYLSPYMITDAEKMVAELEDPYILITDKKITVIQDLLPILEEIVKTGKPLVLIAEDVEAEALSTLIVNKIRGTFNCVAVKAPGFGDRRKAILEDIAFLTGAQVISEELGLKLDQTELDQLGSAKQVIINKETTTIVDGKGEPKAITHRVDTIRRELDEVTSDFDREKLEERLAKLAGGVAVIKVGAATETEMKEKKLRIEDALAATKAAVEEGIVPGGGVCLADIIKSIEDDTLTGDEATGLAIVRKALEAPVRLIAENSGAEGSVIIEKVMEAKKGTGYDVLTGKYVDMFDSGIVDPAKVTRSALQNAGSIAALLLTTETLIADSPDDKADPMAAMGGMGGMGGMPMM, encoded by the coding sequence ATGGCTAAAGAATTAAAATTTGGCGCAGATGCTAGAGCTGCTTTAGAAGCAGGTGTTGATGCACTAGCTGATGCTGTTAAAGTAACATTAGGACCTAAAGGCAAAAATGTTGTTTTAGAAAAAAAATATGGTTCACCATTGATTACAAATGATGGTGTAACAATTGCAAAAGAAATTGATCTACCAGATCCATTTGAAAATATGGGAGCAAAATTAGTAAAAGAAGTCGCTACTAAAACTAACGATATTGCTGGTGATGGCACAACTACAGCTACTGTATTGGCTCAAGCAATTATTAAAGAAGGCTTGAAAAATGTAGCTGCTGGTGCAAATCCGATGATTGTTAAAAAAGGTATTGAAAGAGCTGTTGAAATCGGCGTTAGAGAAATTAGCAGAATTAGTAAAGTTGTTGATAGCCAAGATGCTATTGCCCAAGTTGCTTCAATTTCAGCTAACGATATTCAAATTGGTAGCCTTATTGCTGAAGCTATGAATAAAGTTGGTAAAGATGGAGTTATTACTGTTGAAGAAAACCAAGGGTTTATTACTGATTTAGCTGTTGTAGAAGGCATGCAATTTGATAGAGGCTACCTTTCACCTTATATGATTACTGATGCGGAGAAGATGGTAGCTGAGTTAGAAGACCCGTATATTTTAATTACAGATAAGAAGATTACAGTCATTCAAGATTTACTTCCAATTCTTGAAGAGATTGTGAAAACAGGTAAGCCGTTAGTATTAATAGCTGAAGATGTAGAGGCTGAAGCTTTATCTACATTGATTGTCAATAAAATTAGAGGAACATTTAACTGTGTGGCTGTTAAAGCGCCTGGCTTTGGAGACAGAAGAAAAGCCATATTAGAGGATATTGCTTTCTTAACAGGGGCACAAGTTATTTCCGAAGAGTTAGGCTTAAAACTAGACCAAACAGAGTTAGATCAGTTAGGTAGTGCAAAGCAAGTTATTATCAATAAAGAAACAACAACTATTGTTGATGGTAAAGGTGAACCGAAAGCAATCACCCATCGTGTTGACACTATTAGAAGAGAGTTAGATGAAGTTACGTCTGATTTCGATAGAGAAAAACTTGAAGAGCGTCTTGCAAAATTAGCTGGCGGTGTTGCTGTTATTAAAGTTGGTGCAGCAACTGAAACTGAAATGAAAGAGAAAAAGCTAAGAATTGAAGATGCATTAGCAGCAACTAAAGCAGCTGTTGAAGAAGGTATTGTACCTGGTGGTGGTGTTTGCTTAGCAGACATTATTAAATCTATTGAAGATGATACCTTAACTGGCGATGAAGCTACTGGCTTAGCTATTGTGAGAAAAGCATTAGAAGCACCTGTAAGATTAATTGCTGAGAATTCTGGAGCAGAAGGTTCTGTAATTATTGAAAAAGTAATGGAAGCTAAAAAAGGAACAGGTTATGATGTATTAACTGGTAAGTATGTTGATATGTTTGACAGTGGTATTGTTGACCCTGCTAAAGTAACGCGTTCTGCATTACAGAATGCTGGAAGTATTGCAGCATTATTACTTACAACTGAAACATTAATTGCTGATAGTCCAGATGACAAAGCTGATCCTATGGCTGCTATGGGCGGCATGGGTGGCATGGGTGGCATGCCAATGATGTAA
- a CDS encoding Fur family transcriptional regulator, with protein MGKNCSGKIDFVKALEEKDIKPTLQRVKIFQYLVKINHKHPTVDTIYQGLYKKIPTLSKATVYNSLDLFEASGLIRRIHIGSNDIRYDAWTDRHSHFKCIKCNEVYDFAIETLESEEEKLSKHKILDKVVFYIGICEKCLEKDNSENKEIS; from the coding sequence ATGGGAAAAAACTGCTCGGGGAAAATCGATTTTGTTAAAGCTTTAGAAGAAAAAGATATAAAACCAACACTTCAAAGGGTTAAGATTTTTCAGTATTTAGTAAAAATAAATCATAAACATCCTACTGTGGATACCATTTATCAAGGATTATATAAAAAGATACCAACCTTATCAAAAGCAACCGTTTATAATTCCTTAGACTTATTTGAAGCAAGTGGACTTATTAGAAGAATACACATCGGTAGTAATGATATTCGCTATGACGCTTGGACAGATAGACATAGTCATTTTAAATGTATTAAATGCAATGAGGTTTATGATTTTGCAATAGAAACTTTGGAAAGTGAAGAAGAAAAGTTATCTAAACATAAAATTTTGGATAAAGTTGTTTTTTATATAGGTATTTGTGAAAAATGCTTAGAAAAAGATAATTCAGAAAATAAAGAAATTAGCTAA
- the hpt gene encoding hypoxanthine phosphoribosyltransferase produces the protein MKVYDNDIAEILFNRDEIKERINELGVQITADYNGEEVFVVSILRGSMLFVADLVRKMDLPVIMDTMAVSSYYDGTETSGKVKINKDLESSITGKNVLIVEDIVDTGITLKFLLEMLKVRGAKSIKICSFLSKPSRRKTAVDIDYIGFDIEDYFVVGYGLDYNQKYRNYPHLGRLKEENIKGLGNVKRSSNCFRFWWSI, from the coding sequence ATGAAAGTATATGATAATGACATTGCAGAAATTCTTTTTAACAGAGATGAAATCAAAGAAAGAATAAATGAATTGGGTGTTCAGATTACTGCTGACTATAATGGTGAAGAAGTATTTGTTGTTTCAATTTTAAGAGGCTCAATGCTTTTTGTAGCTGACTTAGTAAGAAAAATGGATTTACCTGTTATTATGGATACCATGGCAGTTTCAAGTTATTATGATGGCACCGAGACGAGTGGTAAAGTAAAAATCAATAAAGATTTAGAAAGCAGTATTACTGGGAAAAATGTACTGATTGTTGAAGATATTGTAGATACAGGAATTACACTGAAGTTTCTTTTGGAAATGCTTAAAGTTAGAGGGGCAAAGTCTATAAAAATATGCAGTTTTTTAAGTAAGCCAAGCAGAAGGAAAACAGCAGTAGACATTGATTATATAGGTTTTGATATTGAAGATTATTTTGTAGTAGGGTATGGTTTAGACTATAATCAAAAATACAGAAATTATCCTCATTTAGGTCGTTTAAAAGAAGAAAATATTAAGGGGTTAGGAAATGTCAAAAGAAGTAGTAATTGTTTTAGATTTTGGTGGTCAATATAA